Proteins from a single region of Mumia flava:
- a CDS encoding MMPL family transporter, with protein sequence MSSFLTAHLASRRLTWAVAIVPLLLAVAVIGGLGQAATPSDPASGRPDGAESSEAATMAAALPDDDTEAALALYTAGPADGGERLDEADLEAVGAAAEQARRQLGLPEGPPPVLSDDRTAATVVLALPTGGDAETDELVAELRVILDESLPEGLDVAVTGPAAVTADLSAVFDGADTRLLLATATIVALLLLVTYRSPVLWLIPLTVVAVADQFAATVATRVLDALSMTWDESTIGILSVLVFGAGTDYALLLVARYRDELKAEPDRYRAMRTAVRRTAEAVLSSAVTVVAGVATLLLSLFPTYRALGLACAIGVLIAAAFALVVLPAALVGFGRWVFWPRVPRLGQARIAETRSVWSRLGSLVTARPVTLLVAAGIVLAALGSGLLQVKTGLSDADQFLDEPEAISAASRLAESFPAGSASPVRVVTTGDAEAVVQAVGTIDGVTSAREVASGDGVSEVQVVLDAPQGSDAAADGVVAIRDAVTAAGLESSTAVGGADATLLDSADASARDRTVILPLVAGLVFVALLVLLRSVVAAALLVGTVLVTYLAALGAAWWLFTGVFGFAAMDVGVPLLSFLFLVALGVDYSIFLVTRAYEESRGRGTGPGMIRALVATGGVITSAGILLAAVFAVLGVLPLVVLAQIGIVIGIGVLLDTLLVRTVVVPSLAVLLGDRFWWPRAVPGSPGAEPVRPDGDHPHEHPYGPALADAGSHRRS encoded by the coding sequence ATGTCATCCTTCCTCACCGCGCACCTCGCGTCGCGTCGCCTCACGTGGGCGGTCGCGATCGTTCCGTTGCTGCTGGCCGTCGCCGTGATCGGGGGCCTCGGTCAGGCGGCGACCCCGTCGGACCCCGCCTCCGGGCGCCCGGACGGAGCGGAGAGCAGCGAGGCGGCGACGATGGCCGCAGCGCTGCCCGACGACGACACCGAGGCGGCGCTCGCGCTCTACACCGCCGGACCCGCCGACGGCGGTGAGCGTCTCGACGAGGCCGACCTCGAGGCCGTCGGCGCTGCAGCCGAGCAGGCCCGTCGTCAGCTCGGCCTGCCCGAAGGACCGCCACCGGTGCTCAGCGACGACCGGACCGCCGCCACGGTCGTGCTCGCGCTGCCCACCGGCGGGGACGCCGAGACCGACGAGCTGGTCGCCGAGCTGCGCGTCATCCTCGACGAGTCGCTCCCCGAGGGCCTCGACGTCGCCGTGACCGGTCCGGCGGCCGTGACAGCCGACCTGTCCGCGGTCTTCGACGGGGCGGACACCCGACTGCTCCTCGCGACCGCGACGATCGTCGCGCTCCTGCTGCTCGTCACCTACCGCAGTCCGGTGCTCTGGCTGATCCCGCTGACCGTCGTCGCCGTCGCCGACCAGTTCGCGGCCACCGTCGCGACGCGGGTCCTGGACGCGCTGTCGATGACGTGGGACGAGTCCACGATCGGCATCCTGTCCGTCCTGGTCTTCGGCGCCGGCACCGACTACGCGCTCCTCCTCGTCGCTCGCTACCGCGACGAGCTCAAGGCCGAGCCCGACCGCTACCGGGCGATGCGCACGGCGGTACGACGGACCGCGGAGGCCGTGCTGTCCAGCGCCGTGACCGTGGTCGCGGGCGTCGCCACGTTGCTGCTCTCGCTCTTCCCGACCTACCGCGCTCTCGGCCTCGCGTGCGCGATCGGCGTCCTGATCGCTGCCGCCTTCGCGCTCGTGGTGCTCCCGGCGGCGCTGGTCGGGTTCGGTCGCTGGGTGTTCTGGCCGCGCGTCCCGCGCCTCGGCCAGGCGCGGATCGCGGAGACGCGCTCGGTCTGGTCCCGCCTCGGCTCGTTGGTGACCGCGCGCCCGGTCACGCTGCTGGTCGCGGCCGGGATCGTGCTCGCGGCGCTCGGCAGCGGGCTGCTCCAGGTCAAGACCGGTCTCAGCGACGCCGACCAGTTCCTCGACGAGCCGGAGGCGATCAGCGCGGCGAGCCGCCTGGCCGAGTCCTTCCCTGCCGGGAGCGCGTCGCCGGTCCGGGTGGTCACGACGGGGGACGCCGAGGCGGTCGTGCAGGCCGTCGGCACGATCGACGGCGTGACGAGCGCGCGGGAGGTGGCGTCGGGCGACGGCGTGTCCGAGGTCCAGGTCGTGCTCGACGCCCCGCAAGGGTCCGACGCGGCGGCCGACGGCGTGGTGGCGATCCGCGACGCCGTGACGGCCGCGGGCCTCGAGAGCTCGACGGCGGTCGGTGGTGCCGACGCCACGCTGCTCGACAGCGCGGACGCGTCCGCGCGCGACCGTACGGTGATCCTCCCGCTGGTCGCCGGGCTCGTCTTCGTGGCGCTGCTCGTGCTGCTGCGGTCGGTGGTCGCCGCCGCGCTGCTCGTCGGGACGGTGCTGGTCACCTACCTGGCGGCGCTCGGTGCGGCCTGGTGGCTGTTCACCGGCGTGTTCGGGTTCGCGGCGATGGACGTCGGGGTGCCGCTGCTGTCGTTCCTGTTCCTGGTCGCGCTCGGTGTCGACTACAGCATCTTCCTGGTCACGCGGGCCTACGAGGAGTCCCGCGGCCGCGGGACCGGGCCGGGGATGATCCGCGCGCTGGTCGCGACCGGCGGCGTGATCACGAGCGCAGGGATCCTGCTCGCGGCCGTCTTCGCGGTGCTCGGGGTGCTGCCGCTGGTGGTGCTCGCGCAGATCGGCATCGTGATCGGGATCGGGGTGCTGCTCGACACGCTGCTGGTGCGGACGGTCGTCGTCCCCTCGCTGGCCGTGCTGCTCGGAGACCGGTTCTGGTGGCCGCGTGCGGTCCCCGGCTCGCCCGGCGCGGAGCCGGTCCGGCCGGACGGGGACCATCCGCACGAGCACCCGTACGGTCCCGCGCTTGCGGATGCGGGGTCGCACCGGCGGTCCTAG
- a CDS encoding MarR family winged helix-turn-helix transcriptional regulator, translated as MTEHADRGGDAAGPGTSAPDPGDWPQTETMRLLRHLLDVATRVRPAMARRTGLSTSELIALEHLYLEPLGPNEIGERLGVSSAATTQIVDRLTGHGHVTRDPHPSDRRRRVVTLTDSGRAEVIAEIAPMIEGLVAADAELDEAEREIVARYLRSAIEAFTRVL; from the coding sequence ATGACCGAGCACGCAGATCGCGGGGGCGACGCGGCGGGTCCAGGCACGTCGGCACCCGATCCCGGCGACTGGCCGCAGACCGAGACGATGCGGCTGCTGCGGCACCTGCTCGACGTCGCCACCCGGGTCCGGCCCGCGATGGCGCGCCGGACCGGGCTCAGCACGTCGGAGCTCATCGCACTCGAGCACCTCTACCTCGAGCCCCTGGGGCCGAACGAGATCGGCGAGCGGCTCGGGGTGTCGTCCGCCGCCACCACCCAGATCGTCGATCGCCTCACCGGTCACGGTCACGTCACCCGCGACCCCCATCCCTCCGACCGTCGACGGCGCGTCGTCACCCTGACGGACTCCGGCCGCGCCGAGGTGATCGCGGAGATCGCCCCGATGATCGAGGGTCTCGTCGCCGCCGACGCCGAGCTCGACGAGGCCGAGCGCGAGATCGTCGCGCGCTACCTGCGCAGCGCGATCGAGGCGTTCACGCGCGTGCTCTGA
- a CDS encoding DUF5063 domain-containing protein, whose translation MELPAGHQPTRDELRAIADVLTAEVTDALASLQRTVGGDEPRRLVAELLVELSRILTVGARLGAMPRFVPPEPFEPDAGPEPELDEVRVRLATTLDGFDSYVEVFDPHETPVEIIESRISDDVFSLVSALAHGLQHARDGRPLEALWWWQFSYLSSWGSETTAAVRALQALVARDRL comes from the coding sequence GTGGAGCTGCCGGCGGGTCATCAGCCGACGCGCGACGAGCTGCGCGCGATCGCGGACGTGCTCACCGCCGAGGTGACCGATGCGCTCGCCTCGCTGCAGCGGACCGTCGGTGGCGACGAGCCGCGCCGGCTCGTCGCCGAGCTCCTCGTCGAGCTCAGCCGGATCCTGACGGTCGGCGCGAGGCTCGGCGCGATGCCGCGGTTCGTGCCGCCGGAGCCGTTCGAGCCCGACGCCGGCCCCGAGCCCGAGCTCGACGAGGTCCGGGTGCGTCTGGCGACGACGCTCGACGGGTTCGACAGCTACGTCGAGGTGTTCGATCCGCACGAGACGCCGGTGGAGATCATCGAGTCGCGGATCTCCGACGACGTGTTCTCGCTGGTCTCCGCGCTCGCCCACGGACTCCAGCACGCCCGCGACGGACGTCCGCTCGAGGCGCTGTGGTGGTGGCAGTTCTCCTACCTGTCGTCGTGGGGTTCGGAGACCACAGCCGCGGTTCGCGCACTCCAGGCGCTGGTCGCGCGAGACCGCCTGTAG
- the recR gene encoding recombination mediator RecR, which translates to MYEGVVQDLVDELGRLPGIGPKSAQRIAFYLLDSDPVDVRRLAEVLIEVKEKVRFCATCGNVAEADTCRICADPRRDPAVLCVVEESKDVVAIERTREFRGRYHVLGGAISPIEGVGPDDLRIKELMQRLADGTITEIILATDPNLEGEATATYLTRMLKPLGLRVTRLASGLPVGGDLEYADEVTLGRAFEGRRAVDD; encoded by the coding sequence ATGTACGAGGGGGTCGTCCAGGATCTCGTCGACGAGCTCGGCCGGCTCCCGGGCATCGGCCCGAAGAGTGCTCAGCGGATCGCGTTCTACCTCCTCGACTCGGACCCGGTCGACGTGCGGCGTCTGGCCGAGGTGCTGATCGAGGTCAAGGAGAAGGTCCGGTTCTGCGCGACCTGCGGCAACGTCGCGGAGGCGGACACCTGCCGGATCTGTGCCGATCCCCGCCGTGACCCTGCGGTGCTCTGCGTCGTCGAGGAGTCCAAGGACGTCGTGGCGATCGAGCGGACGCGCGAGTTCCGGGGGCGTTACCACGTCCTGGGCGGGGCGATCTCGCCCATCGAGGGTGTCGGGCCGGACGACCTGCGGATCAAGGAGCTGATGCAGCGTCTGGCCGACGGCACGATCACCGAGATCATCCTCGCCACCGACCCCAATCTCGAGGGCGAGGCGACGGCGACGTACCTCACGCGCATGCTCAAGCCGCTGGGGTTGCGCGTGACGCGTCTGGCCAGTGGACTACCGGTAGGCGGTGACCTCGAGTACGCCGACGAGGTCACGCTGGGACGCGCGTTCGAGGGTCGTCGCGCGGTCGACGACTGA
- a CDS encoding YbaB/EbfC family nucleoid-associated protein — MFGDGTEGGMPDMSALLEQAQQMQQQLLAAKEELSHARLTGEAAGGLVKATVSGTGELVAVEIAPAAVDPEDAELLGDMVVAAVRDATERAEVLAAEKLGPFAGGFDGPSDSGPGALGSGGSPFGI; from the coding sequence GTGTTCGGAGACGGGACCGAGGGCGGCATGCCCGACATGTCGGCACTGCTCGAGCAGGCGCAGCAGATGCAGCAGCAGCTGCTCGCCGCCAAGGAGGAGCTCTCGCACGCCCGGCTGACGGGCGAGGCGGCGGGCGGGCTGGTCAAGGCGACCGTGAGCGGGACGGGTGAGCTGGTGGCGGTCGAGATCGCGCCGGCGGCCGTCGATCCCGAGGACGCCGAGCTCCTGGGCGACATGGTCGTGGCGGCCGTCCGCGACGCGACGGAGCGCGCGGAGGTGCTCGCCGCCGAGAAGCTCGGGCCGTTCGCCGGCGGCTTCGACGGCCCGTCCGACAGCGGGCCGGGTGCGCTCGGCTCGGGCGGCAGCCCGTTCGGGATCTGA
- a CDS encoding DedA family protein: MERPEDPALGVWLFFFVVVVLRAQATYWIARFATVQVLDHTHPQSGWRARVHGWLSGERARAGLDLVQRWGVLAVPLSFLTVGAQTVVNAAAGMVRMPFARYLPAMLVGCAIWALVWTTIGLSAFYAALGAGLSTGWGLAVAVLALLTVVVVLAVLRRRRARSGEQA, translated from the coding sequence GTGGAACGCCCCGAGGACCCCGCGCTCGGCGTCTGGCTGTTCTTCTTCGTCGTCGTGGTGCTGCGTGCCCAGGCGACCTACTGGATCGCGCGGTTCGCGACGGTGCAGGTGCTCGACCACACCCACCCGCAGTCGGGGTGGCGCGCCCGCGTGCACGGATGGCTGTCGGGAGAGCGTGCCCGCGCGGGACTCGACCTCGTCCAGCGGTGGGGCGTCCTCGCCGTCCCCCTGTCGTTCCTGACCGTGGGCGCGCAGACCGTCGTGAACGCCGCCGCCGGGATGGTGCGGATGCCGTTCGCGCGCTACCTGCCCGCGATGCTCGTCGGCTGTGCGATCTGGGCGCTGGTCTGGACGACGATCGGCCTCTCGGCGTTCTACGCGGCGCTCGGCGCCGGGCTCTCGACCGGCTGGGGACTGGCGGTCGCGGTCCTGGCGCTGCTGACGGTCGTCGTCGTGCTGGCCGTCCTCCGCCGCCGACGCGCGCGATCAGGCGAGCAGGCCTGA
- a CDS encoding aminodeoxychorismate synthase component I: MLRRRLGTIGTADLLRRLRGRDGLVALIGSWDDGREVVAYEPSRTLGADEDPFDLPLDVVSGRSPHDEDGAVEAGEVPSFAPAWLGWWGYRLGHRLEATGPQPSRPNPLPDARLARYDTVLRRIDGVWWFESVAGPLEAEARLEDVRRVVARSAPPPASYDLSDFAARPDGDAHRAAVARTIAHIRAGDLFQANVCLRLEAAFDGDPLELFLAGIDALRPAYAAFVADEGRAVVSLSPELYLRRRGRHVLSSPIKGTAPSSADPAALAASVKDRAENVMIVDLVRNDLGRVAVPGTVTVEAAAVPRAHTGVWHLVSDVTATLREGVTDADLLRASFPPGSVTGAPKIRAMQVIGEVEATSREVYTGAVGYVGAAGLEANVAIRTFEVDHDRIWLGVGGGVVAPSDPDAELAECLTKAAPLLRAVGGRLAEVSSRPVTPVETRTRPAPARRPSAVETRPDHTAGIFDTLLVRDGAAVDAAGHVRRLARSAAEVYGVALDVDALVARVHGRASTSRGSHRLRLAVRPGAEVEVTTVAAPAVPDGPWTLDPVVVPDGLGEHKWIDRSLLDALPGAPWTPDRDPLLVDGDGCVLETGRGNVVAVFDDGVHTPSLDGRLLPGVTRAELLARLRARRVPVFERPMTLDELAGADAVVVTNAIGRLRPVRTITGVAAWAPDRTTVWLRELLAGPLTPPPVDDPRGSGVGTGAHVVLIDNQDSFVYNLAQYVTELGATASVVRNDAVGTAELRAMREVGDLTHLVISPGPGAPGDAGVSVDAVRVLGETTPVLGVCLGHQAIGEAYGARVVRAARPVHGVPSIVHHDGAGVFAGIPGPVVAARYHSLVVDDLPADVEVTARSVDGTLMGVRHRTHPVEGVQFHPESVLTPLGHALLARFLRPAADRSGLLA; this comes from the coding sequence ATGCTGCGGCGCCGGCTCGGCACGATTGGTACGGCCGACCTGCTGCGCCGGTTGCGCGGCCGCGACGGGCTCGTCGCGCTGATCGGGTCGTGGGACGACGGGCGCGAGGTCGTCGCGTACGAGCCGTCGCGCACCCTCGGCGCCGACGAGGATCCGTTCGACCTGCCGCTCGACGTCGTGTCGGGGCGGTCACCCCACGACGAGGACGGAGCGGTGGAGGCCGGCGAGGTGCCGTCGTTCGCGCCCGCCTGGCTCGGCTGGTGGGGGTACCGGCTGGGCCATCGCCTCGAGGCGACCGGACCGCAGCCGTCCCGCCCGAACCCCCTCCCCGACGCCCGCCTGGCGCGCTACGACACCGTGCTGCGCCGGATCGACGGCGTGTGGTGGTTCGAGTCGGTCGCCGGGCCGCTCGAGGCCGAGGCACGGCTCGAGGACGTGCGCCGTGTGGTGGCGCGGTCGGCACCCCCGCCGGCCTCGTACGACCTCTCGGACTTCGCCGCCCGACCGGACGGTGACGCGCACCGGGCGGCGGTGGCGCGGACGATCGCGCACATCCGGGCCGGCGACCTGTTCCAGGCGAACGTGTGCCTGAGGCTCGAAGCGGCCTTCGACGGCGACCCGCTGGAGCTGTTCCTCGCCGGGATCGACGCGCTGCGGCCCGCGTACGCCGCGTTCGTCGCCGACGAGGGCCGCGCGGTCGTGAGCCTGTCGCCCGAGCTGTACCTGCGCCGACGGGGTCGGCACGTGCTTTCGAGCCCGATCAAGGGCACGGCGCCGTCGTCGGCGGACCCTGCCGCCCTGGCCGCGTCGGTGAAGGACCGTGCTGAGAACGTCATGATCGTCGACCTGGTCCGCAACGACCTCGGGCGCGTCGCCGTGCCGGGCACCGTGACGGTCGAGGCGGCAGCCGTTCCGCGCGCCCACACCGGGGTGTGGCACCTGGTCTCCGACGTCACCGCGACGCTGCGCGAAGGTGTCACGGATGCGGACCTGCTGCGGGCGTCCTTCCCGCCGGGCTCGGTCACGGGAGCTCCGAAGATCCGTGCGATGCAGGTGATCGGTGAGGTGGAGGCGACGTCCCGGGAGGTTTACACGGGCGCGGTCGGGTACGTCGGGGCGGCGGGCCTGGAGGCGAACGTCGCGATCCGGACGTTCGAGGTCGACCACGACCGGATCTGGCTCGGCGTCGGGGGTGGGGTGGTCGCCCCGTCGGACCCGGACGCCGAGCTCGCCGAGTGCCTGACGAAGGCCGCGCCGCTCCTGCGGGCGGTCGGGGGTCGTCTGGCGGAGGTGTCCTCCCGACCGGTGACCCCGGTCGAGACGCGCACCCGGCCGGCGCCCGCCCGACGGCCGAGCGCGGTCGAGACCCGTCCCGATCACACGGCCGGCATCTTCGACACCCTGCTGGTCCGGGACGGTGCCGCGGTCGACGCCGCCGGGCACGTCCGGCGCCTGGCGCGCAGCGCTGCGGAGGTGTACGGCGTCGCGCTCGACGTGGACGCGCTCGTCGCCCGGGTCCACGGGCGTGCGTCGACGTCCCGCGGCTCGCACCGGCTGCGCCTCGCGGTGCGGCCGGGGGCCGAGGTCGAGGTGACGACCGTGGCCGCCCCGGCCGTGCCGGACGGCCCGTGGACCCTCGATCCGGTCGTCGTGCCGGACGGGCTCGGTGAGCACAAGTGGATCGACCGGTCGCTCCTCGACGCGCTGCCGGGGGCGCCGTGGACACCGGACCGGGATCCGTTGCTCGTCGACGGGGACGGGTGCGTGCTCGAGACCGGTCGCGGCAACGTGGTCGCGGTGTTCGACGACGGCGTCCACACCCCCTCTCTCGACGGCCGGCTGCTGCCCGGAGTGACTCGGGCCGAGCTGCTCGCGCGGCTGCGCGCCCGTAGGGTGCCGGTCTTCGAGCGCCCGATGACGTTGGACGAGCTGGCCGGCGCGGACGCGGTGGTGGTGACCAACGCGATCGGGCGCCTGCGGCCCGTCCGCACGATCACGGGCGTCGCAGCCTGGGCGCCGGACCGTACGACCGTGTGGCTGCGCGAGCTGCTCGCCGGCCCGCTCACCCCGCCGCCCGTCGACGACCCCCGCGGCTCGGGGGTCGGCACGGGCGCGCACGTCGTCCTGATCGACAACCAGGACTCCTTCGTCTACAACCTCGCGCAGTACGTCACCGAGCTCGGCGCCACCGCCTCGGTCGTCCGCAACGACGCGGTCGGGACCGCCGAGCTGCGCGCGATGCGGGAGGTCGGCGACCTCACCCACCTGGTGATCTCGCCCGGACCCGGTGCGCCGGGCGACGCGGGGGTGAGCGTCGATGCGGTGCGGGTGCTCGGGGAGACGACCCCGGTCCTCGGCGTCTGCCTGGGGCACCAGGCGATCGGCGAGGCGTACGGCGCTCGGGTGGTCCGGGCGGCGCGCCCGGTGCACGGCGTGCCGTCGATCGTGCACCACGACGGCGCCGGGGTGTTCGCGGGGATCCCCGGCCCGGTGGTGGCGGCGCGGTACCACTCGTTGGTGGTCGACGACCTGCCTGCCGACGTCGAGGTCACGGCGCGCTCGGTCGACGGCACGCTGATGGGCGTGCGGCACCGTACCCACCCGGTCGAGGGCGTGCAGTTCCACCCGGAGTCGGTGCTCACCCCGCTCGGCCACGCGCTGCTCGCGCGGTTCCTCCGGCCGGCGGCGGACCGCTCAGGCCTGCTCGCCTGA
- a CDS encoding alpha/beta hydrolase, which produces MTTWQPDVLGEGYEQHRIDLGDDPDGQGPIDATLVRRVPRDGEQVRGAVLYVHGFSDYFFQRELADFFAERGYAFYALDLRKCGRSLKAGHTAHYVSDLALYDAELDRALQVVRAEAGGADVLAVAHSTGGLVLSLWLDRVNRRPGGTAAAGIRGLILNSPWFDLQGAPYLRSIGTEVVKLVGRLKPTTPIKLPPGGAYGESLSITHQGEWEFDVAWKPIEGFPVTFGWMRAIRIGHAALHRGLDIGVPALVLRSTRTHFATAYGPEVDAADAVLDVRQIARWSGCLGDHTEIVPIDGARHDVFLSRSEPRAAAYATIDRWLDTNLPAQAPAPAAD; this is translated from the coding sequence ATGACGACCTGGCAGCCCGACGTCCTCGGCGAGGGGTACGAGCAGCACCGGATCGACCTCGGCGACGATCCCGACGGGCAGGGCCCGATCGACGCGACCCTGGTGCGACGAGTCCCGCGGGACGGCGAGCAGGTCCGGGGCGCGGTGCTCTACGTCCACGGCTTCAGCGACTACTTCTTCCAGCGCGAGCTCGCGGACTTCTTCGCCGAGCGCGGCTACGCGTTCTACGCTCTCGACCTGCGCAAGTGCGGGCGCTCGCTCAAGGCGGGTCACACGGCGCACTACGTGTCCGACCTGGCGCTGTACGACGCGGAGCTGGACCGGGCGCTGCAGGTCGTGCGTGCGGAGGCCGGCGGCGCAGACGTGCTGGCCGTCGCACACTCCACGGGCGGGCTCGTGCTCTCGTTGTGGCTCGACCGGGTCAACCGGCGTCCGGGCGGCACCGCTGCGGCAGGGATCCGTGGTCTGATCCTGAACAGCCCGTGGTTCGACCTGCAGGGCGCCCCGTACCTCCGCTCGATCGGCACCGAGGTCGTCAAGCTCGTCGGTCGTCTCAAGCCGACGACGCCGATCAAGCTGCCGCCCGGCGGCGCGTACGGCGAGAGCCTGTCGATCACCCACCAGGGCGAGTGGGAGTTCGACGTGGCGTGGAAGCCGATCGAGGGGTTCCCCGTGACGTTCGGCTGGATGCGCGCGATCCGGATCGGGCACGCCGCGCTGCACCGGGGTCTGGACATCGGGGTGCCGGCGCTCGTGCTGCGCTCCACGCGCACGCACTTCGCCACGGCGTACGGTCCTGAGGTCGACGCGGCCGACGCCGTGCTCGACGTCCGTCAGATCGCCCGCTGGTCCGGATGCCTCGGGGACCACACCGAGATCGTCCCGATCGACGGCGCGCGCCACGACGTGTTCCTGTCCCGGTCGGAGCCCCGCGCCGCGGCGTACGCCACCATCGACCGCTGGCTCGACACGAACCTCCCGGCTCAGGCCCCCGCGCCCGCAGCCGACTGA
- a CDS encoding DNA polymerase III subunit gamma and tau translates to MALYRRYRPETFAEVIGQSHVTEPLRHALANNRVNHAYLFSGPRGCGKTTSARILARALNCEQAPVADPCGECKSCRDLARGGPGSIDVIEIDAASHGGVDDARDLRERAFFSPVESRYKVYIIDEAHMVSSQGFNALLKLVEEPPPHLKFIFATTEPEKVIGTIRSRTHHYPFRLVPPKVLSTYLEDLCRTEGVALEPTALPLVVRAGGGSVRDTLSVLDQLISGATDDGVSYALAAGLLGYTPDSLLDEVIDAFAAGDGAAVFAAVDKVVETGQDPRRFAEDLLQRLRDLVIVAHVPDALAKGLLEIPGDRAERVENEASRFGKADLTRAAEVVSDGLTELRGATAPRLLLELICARILLPGSDATPDGIQARLDRIERRLSIAEQAPPPAAAAPDPAPAGRGASEVTPPAGRGGSEASDRDPAPAPAGRGGSEVTPPAGRGGSEASDRDPAPAPAGRGGSEATPPAGRGASEASDRDPAPAAGTPGVADVRRVWPDVLDAVRQQRRFTWVMLSQNAQVHSVEGSTVTVGLVNAGARDSFARSGSDKVLIAALVEVLGGTWKVEAIVDPSAAGGSGSGGSGSRGAQPTSPPEPERPAANPGAGGAAAGGPASAAPAGGPPPESPDPSPPFEPDVPAGASDAARPPSSARASADAIAAARASIRAERGADAAYDPDSHADADDPAMDSDGLSHEELLSRTLGAQVIGEVPHE, encoded by the coding sequence ATGGCTCTGTACCGGCGCTACCGACCGGAGACCTTCGCCGAGGTGATCGGCCAGTCCCATGTCACCGAGCCGCTGCGGCACGCGCTGGCCAACAACCGCGTCAACCACGCGTACCTCTTCTCCGGGCCGCGCGGCTGCGGCAAGACGACGAGCGCACGCATCCTCGCTCGCGCCCTGAACTGCGAGCAGGCGCCGGTCGCCGATCCGTGCGGCGAGTGCAAGAGCTGTCGGGACCTCGCCCGCGGCGGGCCGGGCAGCATCGACGTGATCGAGATCGACGCTGCGAGCCACGGTGGTGTGGACGATGCTCGTGACCTGCGCGAGCGTGCGTTCTTCTCTCCGGTCGAGAGCCGCTACAAGGTCTACATCATCGACGAGGCGCACATGGTCTCCAGTCAGGGGTTCAACGCCCTGCTGAAGCTCGTCGAGGAGCCGCCGCCCCACCTCAAGTTCATCTTCGCGACCACCGAGCCCGAGAAGGTGATCGGGACGATCCGCTCGCGGACGCACCACTACCCGTTCCGGCTCGTCCCTCCGAAGGTGCTCTCGACCTACCTCGAGGACCTCTGCAGGACCGAGGGTGTCGCGCTGGAGCCGACCGCGCTCCCTCTCGTCGTGCGTGCCGGCGGGGGGTCGGTCCGGGACACCCTCAGCGTCCTGGACCAGCTGATCAGCGGTGCCACCGACGACGGCGTCAGCTACGCGCTCGCGGCGGGTCTGCTCGGATACACGCCGGACTCGCTGCTCGACGAGGTCATCGACGCCTTCGCCGCCGGTGACGGCGCGGCCGTCTTCGCGGCGGTCGACAAGGTCGTGGAGACCGGCCAGGACCCACGGCGCTTCGCCGAGGACCTGCTGCAGCGCCTGCGTGACCTCGTGATCGTTGCGCACGTCCCCGACGCCCTCGCGAAGGGCCTGCTGGAGATCCCCGGGGATCGTGCCGAGCGGGTCGAGAACGAGGCGTCGCGCTTCGGCAAGGCCGACCTCACGCGCGCGGCCGAGGTCGTGAGTGACGGTCTGACCGAGCTGCGGGGCGCGACGGCGCCACGGCTGCTGCTCGAGCTGATCTGCGCCCGGATCCTGCTGCCGGGTTCCGACGCGACGCCGGACGGGATCCAGGCGCGTCTCGACCGGATCGAGCGCCGCCTCTCGATCGCCGAGCAGGCCCCGCCGCCCGCCGCCGCTGCGCCGGACCCGGCGCCCGCCGGTCGAGGCGCGAGCGAGGTGACCCCTCCCGCTGGTCGAGGCGGGAGCGAAGCGAGCGATCGAGACCCCGCCCCGGCGCCCGCTGGTCGAGGCGGGAGCGAGGTGACCCCTCCCGCTGGTCGAGGCGGGAGCGAAGCGAGCGATCGAGACCCCGCCCCGGCGCCCGCTGGTCGAGGCGGGAGCGAGGCGACCCCTCCCGCTGGTCGAGGCGCGAGCGAAGCGAGCGATCGAGACCCCGCCCCCGCCGCCGGCACGCCCGGAGTCGCTGACGTACGCCGGGTGTGGCCGGACGTGCTCGACGCGGTCCGTCAGCAGCGCCGGTTCACGTGGGTGATGCTCAGCCAGAACGCCCAGGTCCACTCCGTCGAGGGGTCCACGGTGACCGTCGGGCTGGTGAACGCCGGAGCGCGCGACTCGTTCGCCCGGTCCGGCTCCGACAAGGTGCTGATTGCCGCTCTGGTCGAGGTGCTCGGCGGGACGTGGAAGGTCGAGGCGATCGTCGATCCGTCCGCCGCCGGCGGCTCGGGCTCCGGTGGCTCGGGGTCACGTGGTGCGCAGCCGACGTCTCCGCCGGAGCCGGAGCGGCCGGCCGCCAACCCCGGGGCAGGGGGTGCCGCCGCCGGAGGACCCGCATCCGCGGCGCCGGCCGGAGGACCGCCCCCGGAGTCCCCTGATCCGTCACCGCCCTTCGAGCCGGACGTGCCGGCCGGCGCGTCCGATGCGGCGCGCCCGCCGTCGTCGGCTCGCGCCAGCGCCGACGCCATCGCGGCGGCGCGCGCGAGCATCCGGGCCGAGCGCGGAGCCGACGCGGCGTACGATCCTGATTCGCACGCCGACGCCGACGACCCGGCGATGGACTCCGACGGGCTCAGCCACGAGGAGCTGCTGAGCCGCACGCTCGGCGCCCAGGTGATCGGCGAGGTGCCGCACGAGTGA